The sequence GCATGCCTGTAAGCAGAAAAGCCCACCACTGCCAATTGGCTGCAACGCCACCAGTGCGAACCATGTCGGTTACCAGATTAGGAGTATCGGCTGAGAAAGTGGTTGCCACCATGGATACACCCAACAGCCACCATGGCATATTTCGCCCTGATAGGAAAAAGTTGGTGGTACTTTTACCGGCCTGATAAGAGGCCAAATAACCGATTGATACTAAAATAACAAAAAAAAGGACCAGTACTACCCAGTCAACGGTTTGAAAAATCATAGAGATTAATTGCCAATCTTAATTACTTTGAAACAAATCAAAATTGAAAAAAACAATTTTGGGCTTCAGTTTAATGGATTTATAATAAGACAGAATAACCAATTCGTTCAATATTTTTTTTGAGTAAAATTTTAACTTCGGGTTAAGGTATTTGAATTATTGAATCAGTAGTGTCCAATTAAGGCGGTTATGTGTTTCTGTAAATCAATGTGATACAATGGAATAGATTCTGTTGAAATTTTTATCGACTTCAACTCGTAGCTTGCCAGTGTCTACGCAGTTTAATCCTGGATCGATATATGCTATCATGTACACTGGCCGAACCATTTTTGCACAGCTTATGGATGTTGTTCCCAAATATGAATTTCGAAAAATAGTTGAGCAATACAAAGGAGATTACCGTGCACAAAAACTCACGTGCCGGGATCAATTCCTTTGTATGTGCTTTGGGCAACTTACTTTTCGAGACAGCCTGGAGTGGACCCCAAAAACAGGACACCCGGTTAAGCACATTTGTTTAAGGGTTGGAGTTTGATTTCAAAATTTTCCGGACTACTGCCATCCATCCAGGAATGAGGTCGTTGCCGGTTATAAAATACAGCAATGTATTCAAATATCTCGTTGCGAATTTGATGATAATTCATCAAGGCATGCAGATACGACTCTTTCTTCAACGAAGTAAAGAAGCTCTCCACTGGACTGTTGTCCCAGCAATCTCCTTTCCGTGACATACTGGCAACCAGTTTATTATCCACCAATAACTTCCGGTATTCGCTACTGGCATATTGACTGCCCCGGTCCGAGTGAAAAATCACCCCGGTTGGCCGGCCTCTCATGGCCAGTGCCATCTTCAAAGCATTATTGACCAGCCTGGTATGCATGCGCCGACTCACCGACCATCCGATAATTTTGCGTGAATACAGATCCAAAACCACGGCCAGATATACAAAACCCGAACCGCATCTCAAATAGGTTATGTCGCCGCACCAAACCCGATTGGCCGCCGGGGCCGTAAAGTCCCGATCAAGCCGGTTGGGAGCAATGGGTAGATCGTGACGCGAATCAGTCGTTCTGGGTCGATATGCCCGTTTCGTGATGGCTTTGATGTCGTACTCGCGCATCAATCGCCGAAGTCTTTTGCGGGAGATGATTTCTCCCAAATCTTCCAGAAGGGGTTTCAAACGCCGTGTGCCGAACGAGCGGAACCGCTTGTTGCTTGAATTCAATGGGGTAGGTTCTGCGAGGTTTGTTTTCTTTCATTTCAGACACCTGTTTTTTTGTGGTATTCCAAGATACCGCTTCTGTTGGTTATTTCAGGTGTCCTGCTTTAGGGTACCACATCAGCCTTCGGGATCTGGCCTCCACCCTCAACGCTCTGGGTTCTCGTCGCTACCATATGGGCATCAGAACCAATGTACCCCTGAGCACCCTGTCTTATGCTAATGCCAATCGGCCCTGGCAAATCTATCAGGATCTGGCCATGGTATTGATCGCTCATGGTCAAAAGCTTTATGGCAAGGATGAGTTCTCTGAGTCGATAAAAGCGCTGGATTCTTCGACCATTGACCTGTGTTTGTCGCTGTTCCCATGAGCTGAGTTCCGGGAGCATAAGGGGGCCATTAAGATTCACACCCTCATGGATTTGCAGGGGGCTATACCGACATTTATTCACATTTCTGACGGCAGGACCCACGATGTGAAGATCCTGGATATGATTCCCATCATTGCCGGCAGCATCTATATTATGGATCGTGCCTACCTGGATTACCAGCGCCTGTATCATCTGCACACCAGTGGTGGTCGATTTGTGGTCCGAGCCAAGAAGAATCTGCAGTTTTACCGAAAATCCTCCACACCGGTTGATTCCTCGACCGGATTGCAATGCGATCAAATTATCCGATTGACAGGCCCCCAGTCCAAACAACGTTACCCGCATCCCTTGCGGCGTGTTCGGCTGATTGATCCGGAAAATCATAATGACATAGTCCTGCTGACTAACATCATGGACTGTGATGCCCAACAAATCGCGGAGTATTATAAAAGCCGCTGGCAGATTGAATTGTTTTTTAAATGGATCAAACAGAACTTGCGAATCAAGGCGTTTTACGGACAAAGCATCAATGCCGTCAAAACCCAGATCTGGACGGCTGTTTGTACTTATATGATCTTGATAATCATCCATAAAAGATATGATTTTAACGTCAATTTACGCACGATGATGCAAGTGCTCA comes from Natronogracilivirga saccharolytica and encodes:
- a CDS encoding IS3 family transposase, encoding MNSSNKRFRSFGTRRLKPLLEDLGEIISRKRLRRLMREYDIKAITKRAYRPRTTDSRHDLPIAPNRLDRDFTAPAANRVWCGDITYLRCGSGFVYLAVVLDLYSRKIIGWSVSRRMHTRLVNNALKMALAMRGRPTGVIFHSDRGSQYASSEYRKLLVDNKLVASMSRKGDCWDNSPVESFFTSLKKESYLHALMNYHQIRNEIFEYIAVFYNRQRPHSWMDGSSPENFEIKLQPLNKCA
- a CDS encoding DUF4372 domain-containing protein, producing MYTGRTIFAQLMDVVPKYEFRKIVEQYKGDYRAQKLTCRDQFLCMCFGQLTFRDSLEWTPKTGHPVKHICLRVGV